A single Paenibacillus sp. FSL R5-0517 DNA region contains:
- a CDS encoding alpha/beta hydrolase, translated as MNPNSSSHTFGSSAFVQTRDGRKLHYMSRGTGEFTVVFESGMGASRSNWGLVAPAIAEHARAVVYDRAGAGRSDVDAAPRSLERIAGDLGELLTALGPGPFILVGHSWGGPIVRAAAAAHLSRLRGIILVDPSDEHCEMYFSKLTKMSFAFNGFLIPIMARTGLYRLLGSKAGSIQPDDVAADHLKEDFTLRAASTMLAEGKTFLTDMAALLEHPPALGDLEVSVISGTKPGKGEGKIRPALIKAHRQTVSKLSNARWSGADQSGHMVIYTDPQVIIDEIVRMINDVSSSARTEQK; from the coding sequence ATGAATCCTAACTCTAGCTCACATACGTTTGGCTCAAGTGCGTTTGTTCAGACCCGCGATGGTCGCAAATTACATTATATGTCCAGGGGAACAGGAGAATTTACGGTTGTATTTGAATCCGGCATGGGTGCCTCCAGATCGAACTGGGGATTAGTTGCACCAGCCATTGCTGAGCATGCACGCGCCGTCGTGTATGACAGGGCAGGGGCGGGACGAAGTGATGTAGACGCGGCTCCCCGTAGCCTTGAACGCATTGCAGGGGATCTTGGGGAACTGTTGACTGCGCTGGGTCCGGGGCCTTTCATTCTGGTTGGACATAGCTGGGGAGGTCCGATCGTACGGGCAGCGGCGGCTGCACATCTGTCTCGATTACGTGGCATTATTCTGGTGGATCCATCAGACGAGCATTGCGAAATGTATTTTTCCAAACTTACTAAGATGAGCTTTGCCTTCAATGGTTTCCTTATTCCAATCATGGCACGTACGGGTTTATATAGGTTGCTCGGCAGCAAAGCGGGAAGCATTCAGCCTGACGATGTGGCGGCGGATCACCTCAAGGAAGATTTTACTTTACGAGCAGCCAGCACGATGCTTGCGGAGGGCAAAACATTTCTGACTGACATGGCAGCGCTGCTGGAACATCCTCCGGCTCTGGGTGATCTGGAAGTCAGCGTGATCTCGGGTACGAAACCGGGTAAGGGAGAGGGGAAAATCAGACCTGCACTCATCAAGGCGCATCGCCAGACGGTGAGCAAGCTATCCAATGCAAGATGGAGTGGGGCAGATCAATCGGGACATATGGTTATATATACAGACCCTCAGGTCATTATCGATGAAATTGTACGAATGATAAATGATGTAAGCTCAAGCGCAAGAACAGAACAAAAGTGA
- a CDS encoding hemolysin family protein — MDGIIALNLFLVAVFIGLTAFFVGAEFAILKVRMSRIDQLISEGNKKAVLAKKVAHNLDYYLSACQLGITITALVLGALGEPTVEKMLHPLFERMEVPAALSTVLSYGIALAIITFLHVVIGELAPKTLAIQFAERMTLLLAPPLYWFGKIMNPFIYGLNGAARLLLGIFGVKPAGHDTVHSEEELKLIMAQSYESGEINQTELDYLKNIFAFDERLLQEIMIPKDKIVTLNKEMPLDQIIETLNRHEYTRYPVIANGDQTHFVGFINTKEMLTSVAAGRAFNMETFVHNTPSFSERSPIKDVLIQMQQSRVHIATVKNEAGVTVGMVTMEDILEEIVGDIKDEYEHKDLVNPPKRMKLV, encoded by the coding sequence TTGGACGGAATAATAGCCTTGAATTTATTTTTAGTAGCCGTATTTATAGGTCTGACAGCCTTTTTCGTTGGAGCCGAATTTGCAATTCTTAAAGTACGGATGTCCCGAATCGATCAATTGATCTCGGAAGGTAACAAAAAGGCAGTACTGGCCAAAAAAGTGGCGCACAACCTGGATTATTATCTGTCGGCATGTCAATTGGGGATTACCATTACGGCGCTCGTATTGGGAGCCTTGGGTGAACCTACCGTTGAGAAAATGCTGCACCCGCTATTTGAGCGCATGGAAGTGCCGGCGGCATTGTCTACCGTGCTTTCCTATGGTATTGCTCTCGCGATTATTACGTTCCTGCACGTGGTTATTGGTGAATTGGCACCGAAAACACTGGCGATTCAGTTTGCAGAGAGAATGACGCTGCTGCTGGCACCACCACTGTACTGGTTCGGTAAAATCATGAATCCGTTCATCTACGGGCTGAATGGAGCTGCTCGTCTGTTGCTTGGCATATTTGGTGTAAAACCTGCTGGGCATGATACCGTTCACTCGGAAGAAGAGCTGAAGCTGATTATGGCACAGAGCTATGAGAGTGGCGAGATCAACCAGACGGAGCTGGACTATCTGAAGAACATTTTTGCTTTTGATGAGCGTTTGCTTCAGGAGATTATGATTCCAAAAGATAAAATCGTTACCTTGAATAAAGAAATGCCGCTTGATCAGATCATTGAGACGCTGAATCGACACGAATACACGAGATATCCTGTTATTGCAAATGGAGATCAGACGCATTTTGTTGGTTTCATCAACACCAAAGAAATGCTGACAAGTGTGGCTGCAGGCCGTGCCTTTAATATGGAGACATTTGTCCATAATACGCCGAGTTTCTCCGAGCGTTCTCCGATCAAGGACGTGCTGATTCAGATGCAGCAAAGCCGTGTACACATTGCAACCGTGAAAAACGAGGCAGGTGTTACGGTAGGTATGGTTACGATGGAGGATATCCTTGAAGAGATTGTCGGAGATATCAAGGATGAATACGAGCACAAAGATTTGGTGAATCCTCCAAAAAGAATGAAATTGGTTTAA
- a CDS encoding alpha/beta hydrolase, with translation MKHIYKAGAQPDAPTILLLHGTGGTENDLIGLAEMIAPGAGILGVRGNVSENGMPRFFRRLSEGIFDEEDLIARTAELGSFVDAAAVEYGFDRSNVYALGYSNGANIAASLIFHQADVFKGAILHHPMVPLRGLELPDLKGLPVFIGAGENDPIVPRRETEELASLLSGAGADVNPYWERQGHQLTRTEAEAAAAWFKTQA, from the coding sequence ATGAAACATATCTATAAAGCAGGTGCTCAGCCGGATGCGCCAACAATCCTGTTGCTTCATGGCACAGGCGGAACCGAGAACGATCTGATCGGTCTTGCCGAGATGATCGCGCCAGGAGCTGGCATACTTGGGGTGCGAGGTAACGTATCGGAGAACGGGATGCCCCGTTTCTTCCGCCGCTTGTCCGAAGGTATTTTTGATGAAGAAGATCTGATTGCTCGTACGGCAGAGCTGGGATCTTTTGTAGATGCAGCTGCGGTGGAGTATGGTTTCGATCGGTCCAACGTGTATGCACTGGGCTACTCTAACGGTGCCAACATTGCGGCAAGCCTGATCTTCCATCAAGCGGATGTATTCAAAGGTGCAATTCTGCATCATCCAATGGTACCGCTGCGTGGTCTGGAATTGCCAGATCTGAAAGGTCTGCCTGTGTTCATCGGTGCAGGGGAGAACGATCCAATTGTACCCAGACGTGAAACTGAGGAACTTGCTTCGCTGCTCAGTGGTGCAGGTGCCGATGTAAACCCGTATTGGGAGCGTCAGGGTCATCAGTTGACTCGTACCGAGGCAGAAGCTGCGGCAGCTTGGTTTAAGACACAGGCGTAA
- a CDS encoding GNAT family N-acetyltransferase, with the protein MQSDHQETSPLIRPGRIEDVDQVIPLLYQAIGDIAYALAGEADHDKAMQILQDFYVQEDNRISYRHVTVMEQDGLVAGILVAYDGGEADHLDQPILNRPGRSRDEKYALVKETRPGEYYLDTLSVSEAYQGQGIGRALMAAFEQQGRDLGHSQVSLIVERDNGRALMLYERQGYVKDDVIVIAGHEYNHMVKPLQ; encoded by the coding sequence ATGCAATCAGATCACCAAGAAACATCTCCTCTAATCAGACCAGGGCGCATAGAAGATGTAGATCAAGTCATTCCGTTGCTGTACCAGGCGATAGGAGATATTGCTTACGCGCTTGCGGGTGAGGCGGATCATGATAAGGCGATGCAGATTTTGCAGGATTTCTATGTACAGGAAGACAATCGGATTAGCTATCGTCATGTGACAGTGATGGAGCAGGATGGACTTGTGGCGGGAATTCTCGTAGCCTATGATGGCGGTGAAGCGGATCATCTGGACCAGCCGATTCTGAATCGCCCTGGACGAAGTCGGGATGAGAAGTATGCTTTGGTTAAAGAAACCCGCCCGGGTGAGTATTATCTGGATACTCTCTCGGTAAGTGAAGCTTATCAGGGGCAGGGCATCGGCCGGGCACTGATGGCTGCTTTTGAGCAGCAGGGCAGAGATCTGGGTCACTCGCAGGTATCCCTGATTGTAGAACGGGACAATGGCCGTGCGCTAATGCTCTATGAACGGCAGGGATATGTCAAAGACGATGTCATTGTCATCGCAGGACATGAGTATAATCATATGGTCAAGCCACTTCAATAG
- a CDS encoding hemolysin family protein, whose translation MDIITILNIALLIILIALTAFFVASEFAVVKIRTSRVDQLVAEGNKKAVLAKKVVSDLDYYLSACQLGITVTALGLGALGKPTVERLLYPVFNYLDVPASISSIASYAIAFILVTFLHVVVGEMAPKTLAIQFSEKLTLLLSPPLYWFGKIMYPFIWALNGASRVILRGFGVKPAEHDQAYSEDEIKIIMNQSYEGDENNKTKLSYLENVFVFDERDAKDIMVPRTELVTLDQDMTYDDIIPILDEHNYSRYPVIEDGDKDRIIGVVNVKKILPDMVAARSYQLSEFVREIPFVSEVTRIQDAMIKMQQERVHMAVVVDEYGGTSGIITMEDILEELVGEIRDEFDADEVADIQETGENQYLINGRVLLDEVERQFGLSFEGNEEMDTVAGWIQYQKGVGVEKGDTVEHGDYVWTVVDAENYHIKQVLLERVNGAEVEEGASDLA comes from the coding sequence TTGGACATAATTACCATATTGAATATCGCTTTACTTATTATCTTGATTGCATTGACTGCATTTTTCGTAGCATCGGAGTTCGCTGTAGTCAAAATTCGTACATCAAGAGTGGATCAACTGGTTGCCGAGGGCAATAAAAAGGCCGTACTCGCCAAAAAAGTTGTCTCGGACCTGGATTATTATCTGTCAGCCTGTCAGCTCGGTATTACAGTCACCGCTCTGGGACTGGGAGCACTCGGAAAACCGACGGTTGAGAGATTGTTATACCCGGTATTCAATTATTTAGATGTGCCTGCTTCAATCTCATCCATTGCCTCATATGCAATTGCCTTTATCCTCGTCACATTCTTGCATGTGGTTGTTGGTGAGATGGCACCCAAAACATTGGCGATTCAGTTTTCGGAAAAACTGACGTTATTGCTCTCGCCGCCTTTATATTGGTTTGGTAAAATCATGTATCCGTTCATCTGGGCACTTAATGGAGCCTCACGTGTTATTCTGCGGGGATTCGGTGTGAAGCCTGCCGAACATGATCAAGCCTACTCGGAAGACGAGATCAAGATCATCATGAACCAGAGTTATGAAGGTGACGAGAACAACAAGACCAAGCTTTCTTATCTGGAAAATGTATTTGTATTCGACGAACGTGATGCCAAAGACATCATGGTACCACGTACGGAACTGGTGACATTAGATCAGGATATGACCTATGACGATATTATTCCTATATTGGATGAACATAACTATTCACGTTACCCTGTCATCGAGGATGGGGACAAGGACCGCATTATCGGCGTCGTGAATGTGAAGAAGATTTTGCCGGATATGGTTGCTGCAAGATCGTATCAACTGAGCGAGTTCGTTCGCGAGATCCCATTCGTTTCTGAAGTTACACGTATCCAGGATGCGATGATTAAAATGCAGCAGGAACGTGTACACATGGCCGTGGTTGTGGATGAGTACGGCGGTACTTCGGGAATCATTACGATGGAGGATATTCTGGAGGAGCTGGTCGGTGAGATTCGTGATGAATTCGATGCCGATGAGGTGGCTGATATTCAGGAGACCGGAGAGAATCAATATCTCATTAATGGTCGGGTCCTTTTGGATGAAGTGGAGCGGCAGTTTGGGCTTAGCTTTGAAGGAAATGAAGAGATGGATACCGTAGCCGGATGGATTCAGTACCAGAAGGGTGTGGGTGTGGAAAAAGGAGACACGGTAGAACACGGTGATTATGTCTGGACCGTTGTGGACGCCGAGAACTATCACATCAAGCAAGTTCTTCTGGAACGAGTGAATGGCGCTGAAGTTGAGGAAGGTGCAAGCGATCTGGCGTGA
- a CDS encoding ring-cleaving dioxygenase — translation MMFRTSGIHHITAFVDDAQKNVDFYAGVLGLRLVKKTINFDAPDVYHLYYGNEQGAPGTIITFFPQQNSRRGVIGSGQTGVTVYAVPVGSLSFWKERLTSFDIPYEDKTRFGEQYIRFFDKGGLLLELVEREGGQSSSWSFNGVTPEHAIKGFGGAVLFSHVPEKTMDVLVSKLGLEQVGEENGLLRLQASGDIGQIIDIQSTGIQRGIGGAGTVHHIAWRAKDYTEHEQIQQDLEQSGYHPTPVIDRQYFNAVYFREPGGILFELATDPPGFARDEPAESMGEKLMLPEWYEPQREQIEQLLPRIEVREWKGESKS, via the coding sequence ATTATGTTCAGAACTTCAGGCATTCATCACATTACAGCTTTTGTAGACGATGCACAGAAAAACGTTGATTTTTACGCAGGCGTGTTGGGTCTCAGATTGGTAAAAAAAACAATTAACTTTGATGCACCAGACGTGTATCACTTGTATTATGGGAATGAGCAGGGTGCACCGGGCACAATCATCACCTTTTTCCCACAGCAGAATTCAAGAAGAGGTGTTATTGGTTCAGGTCAGACTGGAGTTACTGTATATGCGGTACCTGTAGGAAGCTTGTCTTTCTGGAAAGAACGTCTTACTTCCTTCGACATTCCGTATGAAGATAAAACGAGATTCGGTGAGCAGTACATTCGTTTCTTCGATAAAGGTGGCCTGTTGCTTGAACTGGTTGAGCGCGAAGGTGGTCAGTCAAGCAGCTGGAGTTTCAACGGTGTGACGCCGGAGCATGCCATCAAAGGATTCGGCGGTGCGGTATTGTTCAGCCACGTTCCTGAGAAAACCATGGATGTATTGGTGAGCAAACTCGGTCTGGAGCAGGTTGGTGAAGAGAACGGACTCCTTCGTCTACAGGCAAGCGGCGATATTGGCCAGATCATTGACATTCAGTCTACAGGCATTCAACGCGGGATTGGCGGAGCCGGAACGGTTCACCATATTGCATGGCGTGCCAAAGACTACACGGAGCATGAGCAGATTCAGCAGGATCTTGAACAATCCGGGTATCATCCAACACCAGTCATTGACCGTCAATACTTCAACGCTGTGTATTTCCGGGAGCCGGGAGGCATACTGTTCGAATTGGCTACCGATCCTCCGGGATTTGCACGGGATGAACCCGCAGAGAGCATGGGTGAGAAACTGATGTTGCCTGAATGGTATGAACCACAGCGCGAACAGATTGAACAATTGTTGCCACGAATTGAAGTACGTGAATGGAAAGGAGAGTCCAAATCATGA
- a CDS encoding glycoside hydrolase family 3 C-terminal domain-containing protein produces the protein MERNIKELVQRMTLEEKAGMCSGLDFWHLKGVERLGIPSIMVTDGPHGLRKQDGSADHLGLTSSVPATCFPSAAGLASSWDKDLARQVGVALGEECQAEDVAVLLGPGVNIKRSPLGGRNFEYFSEDPLLSTQMATGHIQGVQSQGVGTSLKHFAVNNQEERRMSIDAVVDERTLREIYLASFEGAVKDGQPWTVMCSYNKVNGTYAGENEWLLTDILKDEWGHEGLVVSDWGAVNERADALAAGLELEMPTSGGIGERKVIDAVESGQLPLDKLDRAVERLLTLIFNAVDQKKEGATYNKDEHHQLARKVAAESMVLLKNEEGLLPLGREGKVALIGAFARKPRFQGGGSSHINPTKVDDIVEEMTRVAGEGVTFSYAPGYRIEADDVDETLMHEAVQAAQSADTAVVFVGLPDRYESEGYDRSHLRLPDNHIRLIEEIAKVQSRVVVVLSNGSPVEMPWLPKVQAVLEAYLGGQAVGGAIADLLYGEVNPSGKLAETFPAKLSHNPSYLNFPGEGDRVDYREGIFVGYRYYDKKELEPLFPFGYGLSYTTFEYADLKVDRTELTDQDEVNVQVRVTNTGDRAGKEIVQLYVSDVESTVIRPVKELKAFAKVALEPGESKVVSFTLNKRSFAYYNVDMKDWHVETGEFEIQVGSSSRDIHVQTRVNVESTATFLPTYTRNSTLGDIQRDPAHKKLLEQALQQFQEASGFGGEDAGDHADMMDAMMKYMPLRALVAFSGGAMTEEAMNELLEQLNNKDHGIRG, from the coding sequence GTGGAACGTAACATCAAGGAACTGGTACAGCGGATGACACTGGAGGAGAAAGCGGGTATGTGCTCGGGGCTGGACTTTTGGCATCTGAAAGGGGTGGAGCGTCTTGGCATTCCTTCCATCATGGTGACGGACGGACCTCATGGGTTACGCAAGCAGGATGGCAGTGCAGATCATCTCGGTCTGACGTCGAGCGTGCCCGCAACCTGTTTCCCGTCTGCGGCAGGACTGGCTAGTTCATGGGACAAGGATCTGGCGCGTCAGGTCGGAGTAGCCTTGGGTGAGGAATGTCAGGCTGAGGATGTAGCGGTATTGCTTGGGCCGGGTGTGAATATTAAACGTTCCCCACTGGGCGGACGTAATTTTGAATACTTTTCCGAAGATCCGTTGTTATCCACGCAGATGGCTACAGGTCATATTCAGGGTGTACAGAGTCAGGGCGTGGGTACGTCTCTCAAACACTTTGCAGTCAATAATCAGGAAGAACGGCGCATGTCGATTGATGCGGTAGTAGATGAACGGACGCTACGTGAGATCTATCTGGCGAGCTTCGAAGGTGCGGTGAAGGATGGACAGCCGTGGACGGTGATGTGTTCCTACAATAAGGTGAACGGTACGTATGCTGGTGAGAATGAATGGTTGCTTACCGACATCCTGAAAGACGAATGGGGACACGAAGGTCTTGTGGTATCCGACTGGGGCGCGGTCAATGAACGTGCAGACGCCCTTGCGGCAGGACTGGAACTAGAGATGCCAACAAGTGGTGGAATTGGTGAACGTAAAGTGATTGATGCCGTAGAGAGCGGACAATTGCCGCTGGACAAGCTGGATCGAGCGGTGGAGCGTCTCCTTACGCTGATCTTCAATGCCGTTGATCAAAAGAAAGAAGGGGCTACATATAACAAGGATGAGCATCACCAACTTGCGCGCAAGGTGGCAGCCGAGAGTATGGTTTTGCTGAAAAATGAAGAAGGTCTTCTGCCGCTGGGGCGTGAAGGCAAAGTGGCGTTAATCGGAGCATTTGCGCGCAAACCCCGCTTCCAGGGCGGTGGCAGTTCCCACATTAATCCGACCAAAGTGGATGATATTGTGGAAGAGATGACACGGGTGGCTGGCGAAGGTGTAACCTTCTCCTATGCCCCAGGTTATCGGATTGAAGCGGATGATGTGGATGAGACATTGATGCATGAGGCTGTCCAGGCAGCGCAATCAGCGGATACCGCTGTAGTGTTCGTTGGATTGCCGGATCGTTATGAATCCGAAGGGTATGATCGTTCCCATCTGCGCCTGCCTGACAATCATATCCGGCTGATTGAAGAGATTGCGAAGGTTCAATCACGCGTCGTCGTTGTGCTGAGCAACGGATCTCCAGTGGAGATGCCTTGGCTGCCGAAGGTGCAAGCGGTGCTCGAAGCGTATCTTGGTGGACAGGCGGTTGGTGGAGCGATAGCTGATCTGTTGTACGGAGAGGTGAATCCGTCCGGTAAACTGGCAGAGACATTCCCTGCCAAACTCAGCCATAATCCATCTTATCTGAACTTCCCGGGCGAAGGGGATCGTGTCGATTATCGGGAAGGTATCTTTGTGGGTTACCGCTATTATGACAAAAAAGAGCTGGAGCCCCTGTTCCCGTTTGGTTATGGACTGAGTTATACCACATTTGAATATGCCGACCTGAAGGTAGATCGCACGGAACTGACCGATCAGGATGAGGTGAATGTGCAAGTTCGGGTCACTAATACCGGAGACAGAGCGGGCAAGGAGATTGTACAACTATATGTCAGCGACGTAGAGAGCACAGTTATTCGTCCAGTCAAAGAACTGAAGGCTTTTGCCAAAGTAGCGCTTGAACCGGGAGAGTCAAAAGTAGTGAGCTTTACACTAAACAAGCGTTCATTCGCCTATTACAATGTAGATATGAAGGACTGGCATGTTGAGACTGGAGAGTTCGAGATTCAAGTGGGCAGTTCCTCACGGGACATCCATGTGCAAACACGGGTGAATGTAGAGTCTACAGCGACATTCCTTCCAACCTATACGCGTAACAGCACATTGGGGGATATCCAGCGTGATCCGGCCCATAAAAAGCTGCTCGAACAGGCTTTGCAACAATTCCAGGAAGCCAGCGGGTTCGGTGGCGAGGATGCGGGTGATCATGCAGATATGATGGATGCAATGATGAAATATATGCCACTGCGTGCACTGGTTGCGTTTAGCGGTGGGGCCATGACGGAAGAAGCGATGAACGAGCTTCTGGAGCAGCTGAACAACAAGGATCATGGTATTCGGGGATAA
- the ilvA gene encoding threonine ammonia-lyase IlvA, giving the protein MKPVEQEPTGTTNPGRASVGMEDIVRAHHVLREVIVRTPLQRDAVLSAKYNCNVYLKREDLQVVRSFKIRGAYNMIRSLTPAEMEKGIVCASAGNHAQGVAFSCNALGINGKIFMPSTTPNQKVKQVRRFGGDNVEVVLIGDTYDDAYAEAMRACDEQGMTFIHPFDQPKIIAGNGTVAMEIMESLDENADYVFVTIGGGGLAAGVGTYMKTVSPETRIIGVEPLGAASMSEAMFRKQVVTLDDIDKFVDGAAVKRVGDLTYDICSSILDDIVKVPEGKACTTILELYNENAIVVEPAGSLAVAALEQYREQIVGKTVVCVISGGNNDIDRMQEIKERSLIYEGLKYYFMVNFPQRAGALREFLEEVLGKNDDITRFEYTKKHDKENGPALVGIELMYKEDYQPLIERMNRKGIAYTELNKNLNLFNMLI; this is encoded by the coding sequence ATGAAACCAGTTGAACAAGAACCAACGGGAACCACAAATCCCGGCCGTGCCAGTGTTGGCATGGAAGATATCGTGCGTGCACATCATGTGCTGCGTGAGGTCATTGTAAGAACGCCGTTGCAGCGGGACGCTGTATTGTCGGCCAAATATAACTGTAATGTGTATCTGAAAAGGGAAGACCTTCAAGTGGTGCGCTCGTTCAAAATTCGGGGTGCCTATAATATGATTCGCAGTCTGACACCAGCCGAGATGGAGAAGGGTATTGTCTGTGCAAGTGCGGGCAACCATGCCCAAGGCGTCGCTTTTAGCTGTAATGCCCTTGGAATTAACGGCAAAATCTTCATGCCGAGTACAACCCCGAACCAAAAGGTGAAACAGGTAAGACGTTTTGGTGGTGACAACGTTGAAGTGGTGCTGATCGGGGATACGTATGATGATGCGTATGCTGAAGCGATGCGTGCATGTGACGAACAGGGCATGACGTTCATCCATCCTTTTGATCAACCGAAGATTATTGCAGGTAATGGTACAGTAGCGATGGAAATCATGGAAAGTCTCGATGAGAATGCCGACTATGTGTTCGTGACGATTGGTGGCGGAGGGCTGGCGGCCGGTGTGGGAACCTACATGAAAACCGTGAGTCCGGAGACACGAATCATTGGTGTTGAGCCACTTGGGGCAGCTTCCATGAGTGAGGCGATGTTCCGCAAACAGGTTGTAACGCTGGATGATATTGATAAATTCGTGGATGGCGCAGCGGTGAAGCGAGTTGGCGACCTGACCTATGATATCTGCAGCAGCATACTTGATGACATTGTGAAAGTGCCGGAAGGCAAAGCCTGCACAACCATTCTGGAGCTCTATAATGAAAATGCAATCGTGGTTGAGCCTGCCGGTTCCTTGGCAGTTGCGGCGCTGGAGCAGTATCGTGAGCAAATTGTGGGCAAGACGGTGGTCTGTGTCATTAGTGGCGGGAACAACGATATTGACCGGATGCAGGAGATCAAAGAACGTTCTCTCATCTACGAAGGTCTGAAGTATTATTTCATGGTTAATTTCCCACAGCGTGCAGGAGCTTTACGTGAATTCCTGGAGGAAGTTCTAGGGAAGAATGATGATATCACCCGTTTTGAATATACGAAGAAGCATGATAAGGAAAATGGCCCTGCCCTGGTGGGCATTGAGCTGATGTACAAGGAAGATTACCAACCGCTCATTGAACGTATGAACCGCAAAGGTATCGCCTATACTGAGCTGAACAAAAACCTGAATCTGTTCAACATGTTAATCTGA